One stretch of Priestia megaterium DNA includes these proteins:
- the meaB gene encoding methylmalonyl Co-A mutase-associated GTPase MeaB codes for MKLKTVQDYKQGLLEGKRTALAQAITLIESKAPKHKVIAQQLIKEIYLHTGHSVRIGFTGVPGAGKSTLIDKFGSYLCKNGHSVAVLAVDPSSTLSGGSILGDKTRMELLTKQENAFVRPSPSQGTLGGVHLKTREAIFLCEAAGYNIIFVETMGVGQGEMIVKEMVDFFVLLALTGAGDDLQGIKKGLLEWVNLICVNKADGDNRLKAEVTAKEYESVIGFLHGHSGGWNPQVITTSAYEEASFQDLWKIICDYKEWMNKNDLFYAVRQKQMKAWLQASVNEYLQESFYEHPLVKQTLGDVEKQMMTGDVTMAEALEHLIKIYQQAMKEI; via the coding sequence GTGAAATTAAAAACGGTACAAGATTATAAACAAGGGCTGCTTGAAGGGAAAAGAACAGCGTTAGCTCAAGCCATTACTTTAATTGAAAGTAAAGCGCCGAAGCATAAAGTAATAGCACAACAGCTGATTAAAGAAATCTATCTTCATACGGGGCATTCAGTGCGCATTGGTTTTACAGGCGTACCCGGAGCAGGAAAAAGTACGCTGATTGACAAATTTGGGTCGTACCTATGCAAAAATGGCCATTCCGTTGCAGTTTTGGCAGTCGATCCAAGCAGTACCTTGTCTGGAGGAAGTATTTTAGGAGATAAAACCAGAATGGAGCTGCTTACCAAACAAGAGAACGCTTTTGTCCGTCCTTCACCTTCTCAAGGAACGCTTGGAGGTGTTCATCTTAAAACGAGAGAAGCCATTTTTCTTTGTGAAGCGGCTGGGTATAACATTATATTTGTCGAAACGATGGGCGTTGGACAAGGTGAAATGATTGTAAAAGAGATGGTAGACTTCTTTGTTCTGCTTGCTTTAACCGGAGCAGGAGATGATTTGCAAGGAATTAAAAAAGGGCTGCTTGAATGGGTTAATTTGATTTGTGTAAATAAAGCAGACGGGGATAACCGGCTAAAAGCAGAAGTGACTGCAAAAGAATACGAAAGCGTCATCGGTTTCCTTCACGGTCATTCTGGAGGGTGGAACCCACAGGTTATCACAACTTCTGCTTATGAAGAAGCATCATTTCAAGACTTGTGGAAGATAATTTGTGACTATAAGGAATGGATGAATAAAAATGATCTGTTTTATGCAGTAAGGCAAAAGCAAATGAAGGCATGGTTACAAGCAAGTGTTAATGAATATTTACAAGAATCATTTTATGAACATCCTTTAGTTAAGCAAACGTTAGGGGATGTTGAAAAACAAATGATGACGGGAGATGTCACAATGGCTGAAGCTCTCGAACACTTGATTAAAATCTACCAGCAGGCGATGAAGGAAATATAA
- the scpA gene encoding methylmalonyl-CoA mutase, whose translation MYKKPSFSNIPLSFSKQQREDDVTQSSFTAFQTNEQIELKSVYTKKDRDNLDFIHFAPGVPPFVRGPYATMYVNRPWTIRQYAGYSTAEESNAFYRRNLAAGQKGLSVAFDLATHRGYDSDHPRVVGDVGKAGVAIDSMIDMKQLFEGIPLDQMSVSMTMNGAVLPILAFYIVTAEEQGVKKEKLAGTIQNDILKEYMVRNTYIYPPEMSMRIIADIFKYTAEYMPKFNSISISGYHMQEAGAPADLELAYTLADGLEYVRTGLKAGITIDAFAPRLSFFWAIGMNYFMEVAKMRAGRLLWAKLMKQFEPDNPKSLALRTHSQTSGWSLTEQDPFNNVIRTCVEALAAVSGHTQSLHTNALDEAIALPTDFSARIARNTQLYLQNETEICSVIDPWGGSYYVESLTNELMIKAWKHLEEIEQLGGMTKAIEAGVPKMKIEEAAARRQARIDSQVEIIVGVNQFQPEQEEPLDILDIDNTAVRMKQLEKLKKIRSERNEQAIIEALNRLTNCAKTGEGNLLAFAVEAARARATLGEISEAIEKVAGRHQATSKSVSGVYSAEFAHRDQIEEVRKLTAEFLEEEGRRPRILVAKMGQDGHDRGSKVISTAFADLGFDVDIGPLFQTPQETARQAVENDVHVIGISSLAAGHKTLLPQLVDELKKLERDDIVVIVGGVIPKQDYSFLLEHGASAIFGPGTVIPKAAVSVLYEIKKRLEE comes from the coding sequence ATGTATAAAAAGCCTTCTTTTTCTAATATTCCATTATCATTTTCAAAGCAGCAAAGGGAAGATGACGTGACTCAAAGTTCATTCACTGCTTTTCAAACAAATGAACAAATTGAATTAAAATCAGTGTATACAAAAAAAGACAGAGATAACCTCGACTTTATTCACTTTGCACCTGGTGTCCCACCGTTTGTGAGAGGACCGTATGCAACGATGTATGTGAATCGGCCTTGGACTATTAGACAGTATGCAGGATACTCAACGGCGGAGGAAAGCAATGCCTTTTACCGCCGAAACCTAGCTGCTGGACAGAAAGGGCTGTCTGTTGCTTTTGACCTCGCTACCCACCGCGGCTATGACTCTGATCATCCAAGAGTTGTTGGAGATGTAGGGAAAGCAGGTGTGGCAATTGATTCAATGATTGATATGAAGCAGCTGTTTGAAGGGATTCCGCTTGATCAAATGTCCGTGTCGATGACGATGAACGGGGCGGTGCTTCCTATTTTAGCTTTCTACATCGTAACAGCTGAAGAACAAGGCGTAAAAAAAGAAAAGCTGGCTGGAACGATTCAAAACGATATTTTAAAAGAATATATGGTGCGCAATACATATATTTATCCTCCTGAGATGTCAATGCGAATCATTGCGGATATTTTTAAATATACAGCGGAGTACATGCCGAAATTTAACAGTATCAGTATATCAGGCTATCATATGCAAGAAGCAGGTGCTCCAGCAGACTTAGAGCTTGCTTATACGCTTGCAGACGGACTTGAATATGTACGAACCGGCTTGAAAGCGGGAATTACAATTGACGCATTTGCTCCGAGGCTATCCTTTTTCTGGGCAATTGGAATGAACTATTTTATGGAAGTAGCGAAAATGAGAGCAGGGAGGCTGCTATGGGCAAAACTAATGAAGCAGTTTGAGCCGGATAATCCTAAATCTCTAGCTCTTAGAACGCATTCTCAAACGTCCGGATGGAGCTTAACGGAGCAGGATCCATTTAATAATGTTATTAGAACATGCGTCGAAGCTCTGGCTGCAGTATCAGGACATACGCAGTCGCTTCATACAAACGCACTGGATGAAGCGATTGCTCTTCCAACTGATTTTTCAGCTAGAATTGCCCGAAATACGCAGCTTTACTTACAAAATGAAACGGAGATTTGTTCCGTTATTGATCCTTGGGGAGGCTCTTATTATGTGGAATCATTAACGAATGAATTAATGATAAAAGCGTGGAAGCACCTTGAAGAAATAGAGCAGCTCGGCGGAATGACAAAAGCAATAGAAGCAGGCGTACCTAAAATGAAGATAGAAGAAGCCGCTGCGCGCAGACAAGCAAGAATAGACTCGCAGGTAGAAATTATTGTAGGTGTGAATCAGTTTCAGCCGGAGCAAGAAGAACCGCTTGATATTCTTGATATTGATAACACAGCAGTTCGAATGAAGCAGCTGGAAAAGTTAAAGAAAATACGCAGTGAACGTAACGAACAAGCGATAATCGAAGCGCTTAATCGACTGACCAATTGTGCCAAAACAGGTGAAGGGAATCTCCTTGCTTTTGCGGTTGAAGCTGCGAGAGCTAGAGCTACACTAGGTGAAATTTCAGAAGCTATTGAGAAAGTGGCTGGAAGACATCAGGCTACTTCTAAGTCAGTCAGCGGGGTATACAGTGCGGAGTTTGCGCATCGAGATCAAATCGAAGAAGTTCGAAAGCTCACGGCTGAATTTTTAGAGGAAGAAGGAAGACGCCCAAGAATTTTAGTCGCGAAAATGGGGCAAGACGGTCATGACAGAGGATCGAAAGTTATTTCAACAGCCTTTGCTGACCTTGGATTTGATGTTGATATCGGTCCTTTATTTCAAACGCCTCAAGAAACAGCAAGGCAAGCTGTAGAAAACGACGTACATGTGATTGGCATAAGCTCTTTGGCAGCCGGGCATAAAACGTTACTGCCGCAGCTTGTTGATGAGTTAAAGAAATTAGAGCGCGACGATATCGTTGTTATTGTTGGAGGCGTTATTCCTAAACAAGACTACTCATTTCTTTTAGAACACGGCGCTTCTGCAATCTTTGGACCTGGAACAGTAATCCCAAAAGCGGCCGTTTCCGTTTTATATGAAATAAAGAAACGGTTAGAAGAATAG